A region of Salvia splendens isolate huo1 chromosome 17, SspV2, whole genome shotgun sequence DNA encodes the following proteins:
- the LOC121775240 gene encoding glycine-rich protein A3-like: protein MEGGNNKHDGSDDKDKGLLSNLAAYAAGAGHYPHHGAYPSAPYPPHGYPPAGYPPSGYPPSGYGYPPSGYPPPHGYPHGGYPPAGYPPQHGYPPAGYPGASHSGHGMGGLLAGGAAAAAAAYGAHHMAHGMYRPHGGFFGHHGKFKHGKFKHGKFGKRWKHGMHGKHKFMKRWK from the exons ATGGAGGGTGGAAATAACAAACATGATGGTTCGGACGACAAGGACAAAGGGCTGTTATCTAATCTTGCTGCGTATGCTGCTGGAGCAGGACATTATCCTCACCATGGAGCTTACCCTTCTGCACCATATCCTCCCCATGGCTACCCTCCAGCTGGTTATCCTCCCTCAGGGTATCCTCCGTCTGGATATGGCTATCCTCCCTCAGGGTATCCTCCGCCACACGGATATCCTCACGGAGGGTATCCCCCTGCAGGGTACCCTCCTCAACATGGATACCCCCCGGCAGGTTATCCTGGCGCATCTCATTCAG GGCATGGAATGGGAGGACTCCTTGCCGGAGGTGCAGCTGCAGCTGCTGCTGCTTATGGTGCTCACCACATGGCTCATGGGATGTACCGTCCTCATGGTGGTTTCTTTGGCCACCACGGGAAGTTTAAGCACGGGAAGTTCAAGCATGGCAAGTTTGGGAAACGCTGGAAGCACGGCATGCATGGGAAGCACAAATTCATGAAAAGATGGAAGTGA
- the LOC121773399 gene encoding uncharacterized protein LOC121773399 has product MADSTVVFPFQPQDQNDFNLDDDDLLDTEDLFSDPVIWQVCNDITGNLPPLNPAFLQPLAQYNCACCQILREITHTNGINLKRLEIHGVFGIITHALLGIYDCGSSLQTQDSQMFDFHKESTVAVKNFLLEYYEICRREGYSPMQDPLSTFYEALSVGFNQPDNTPHFLQFAPDITGDYQSEQLNEAGGSMKIPLAMQRERTRNLGINDFVEYFHLPIEEAARKLNICPTVMKKICRKNGVLRWPYRKIKSVERKISKSEKAIEESAGEEKAKALEELQQYKIQLNNIYAEFTK; this is encoded by the exons ATGGCAGACTCAACCGTCGTCTTCCCTTTCCAACCCCAAGACCAAAATGACTTCAACTTGGACGATGACGATCTCTTGGACACAGAGGATCTGTTTTCGGATCCCGTAATTTGGCAAGTTTGCAACGATATAACCGGAAACTTACCGCCACTCAACCCTGCCTTCCTCCAACCATTAGCTCAGTATAACTGCGCTTGCTGTCAAATCCTTCGAGAGATTACTCACACCAATG GCATCAATTTGAAGCGGCTGGAGATTCATGGAGTGTTTGGGATAATCACTCACGCTCTTCTCGGAATTTATGACTGTGGCTCGTCTTTGCAGACCCAAGATTCCCAAATGTTCGA TTTTCACAAGGAGAGCACGGTGGCAGTGAAGAATTTCTTGTTGGAGTATTACGAGATTTGTAGACGAGAAGGGTACAGTCCGATGCAAGATCCTCTCTCGACCTTCTATGAAGCTCTTAGTGTTGGATTCAACCAACCAGATAACACGCCTCATTTTCTTCAATTCGCACCGGATATAACAG GTGATTATCAAAGTGAGCAGTTGAATGAAGCAGGAGGATCCATGAAGATCCCCCTTGCTATGCAG AGGGAAAGGACTAGAAATCTGGGGATCAATGACTTTGTAGAATACTTTCATCTTCCGATCGAAGAAGCTGCTCGAAAATTGAATATATGCCCTACAGTCATGAAGAAGATCTGCAGAAAGAATGGTGTCTTAAGGTGGCCTTATAGAAAG ATAAAAAGCGTTGAGAGAAAAATATCAAAGTCTGAGAAGGCTATAGAAGAAAGTGCAGGTGAAGAAAAAGCCAAGGCTTTAGAGGAACTACAGCAATACAAGATACAACTAAATAACATTTATGCAGAATTCACAAAGTAG
- the LOC121773397 gene encoding uncharacterized protein LOC121773397 encodes MDPQAFIRLSIGCLGIRFPGSAVAAENSGICSFSSPCVCEIRLRGFPVQTTPIPFMPSPEATPNSHSVSSSFYLEESDLKALLAPGCFYASNARLEIAVFTGRKGSHCGVGVKRQQIGAFKLNVGPEWCEGKSVILFNGWIGIGKNRHETGKPGAELHLRVKLDPDPRYVFQFEDDTKLSPQIVQLQGNVKQPIFSCKFTRDRASQVDPLSNFWSNTADGSNQDTGRRERKGWRVKIHDLSGSAVAAAFITTPFVPATGGDWVAKSNPGAWLIVRPDPCSSESWQPWGKLEAWRERGGIRDCICFRFHVFSEGQEGGDFLMSEILINAEKGGEFFIDTDRQVRSAATPLPSPQSSGDFAGLSPVAGGFVMSCRVQGEGKSSKPRVQLAMRHVTCVEDAAIFMALAAAVDLSIEACAPFRRKIRRGNHSW; translated from the exons ATGGATCCTCAGGCTTTTATTAGGTTGTCTATTGGGTGTCTGGGGATTAGATTTCCTGGAAGTGCAGTAGCCGCAGAAAATTCTGGTATATGTTCGTTCTCTTCTCCATGTGTATGTGAGATACGCCTCCGCGGCTTCCCTGTGCAGACAACACCAATCCCTTTTATGCCATCTCCTGAAGCAACTCCTAATTCTCACAGTGTCTCATCCAGCTTTTATCTCGAAGAATCCGACTTGAAAGCACTCTTGGCACCTGGATGTTTCTATGCTTCCAATGCGAGGCTCGAGATAGCTGTGTTTACGGGTAGGAAGGGGAGCCATTGTGGTGTTGGTGTCAAGAGGCAACAGATTGGAGCTTTTAAGTTGAATGTGGGTCCCGAATGGTGCGAAGGGAAGTCAGTTATTCTCTTCAATGGCTGGATTGGCATTGGCAAGAACAGGCACGAGACTGGTAAACCAGGAGCCGAACTTCATCTACGGGTTAAGCTGGACCCTGACCCTAGATACGTTTTCCAATTCGAAGACGATACTAAGTTGAGCCCGCAAATTGTTCAGCTTCAAGGCAATGTCAAGCAGCCTATTTTCAGCTGCAAGTTTACTCGAGACAG GGCATCCCAGGTAGATCCACTAAGCAACTTCTGGTCAAATACAGCCGATGGTTCGAACCAAGACACGGGGAGACGAGAGCGCAAGGGGTGGAGAGTGAAGATACACGACCTATCGGGCTCAGCAGTTGCAGCGGCCTTCATAACAACCCCGTTCGTGCCGGCAACGGGCGGTGACTGGGTGGCGAAGTCCAATCCGGGAGCCTGGCTAATCGTCCGCCCTGATCCGTGCAGCTCCGAGAGCTGGCAGCCGTGGGGGAAACTCGAAGCCTGGCGTGAACGGGGAGGGATCAGAGACTGCATCTGCTTCCGCTTCCACGTCTTCTCAGAAGGGCAGGAAGGAGGTGACTTTCTCAtgtcggagatactgatcaatGCAGAGAAAGGTGGGGAGTTCTTCATAGATACTGACAGACAGGTTCGCTCTGCAGCAACGCCATTACCGAGCCCACAGAGCAGCGGAGACTTCGCAGGGCTGAGCCCGGTGGCTGGTGGGTTCGTCATGAGCTGTAGGGTGCAGGGGGAAGGGAAGTCGAGCAAGCCCCGGGTGCAGCTTGCAATGAGACATGTTACGTGTGTCGAGGACGCCGCCATCTTCATGGCTCTCGCTGCTGCAGTCGACCTTAGTATCGAGGCGTGCGCACCCTTCCGTAGAAAGATCCGAAGAGGCAATCATTCTTGGTGA